A region of the Vanrija pseudolonga chromosome 2, complete sequence genome:
TGAGCCGGACGAACAGTGTTGGCGAGTCAAGTGAGTTGGCCCCACAATGACAAGCTGACGTCagacgccctcggcgtcgagctactcgcgcgctcgcccgtgCTCGACTCGCGTGCGGCCGGGCGCgaggacggcctcgtcgacgtgtgGTTCAACGTCAAGGGCGACATGCCCGCCCTACCCAACCTCGCAGACTTTGAAAActcggccgtcgacaagCGAGACCATAAGAACTCGCCCTGGTACCAGCAAGATCTGGAGGAGCAGCGCCCCGAGGACGTTGGCAGGGCACCGGCCTACGAGAggggcgaggtcggcatAGCGTATGACAACAAGCGCAACGGCGCCTACGACAAACAGCCGCGCACCCATGCCGAGGATGAAGACGACTGGGAGGACACCGAGTCGGACACGTCCGACCCGGCGCCAGATTACTCGGCGCGCAATGCCCTCCTGAACGGCGAGTGTCCGCCCATGTCGATCGtcatcttcgtcgtcggctcgcgGGGCGACGTGCAGCCGTACCTCGCCCTAGCATTACGCCTGATTGAGGCACGCGGCCACCGCGTCCGCATCGCAACGCACCCGCCGTTCAAGGCGTTCGTGGAGGACGCGAATGAGCGCCTAGAGGGCAAGTTTGACGAGCACGGAAAGTCGCTcgttggccgcctcgagttcttcgacgtcggcggcgaccccAAGGAGCTGATGGCGTACATGGTCAAGAGTGGGTCACAGTGTGAGGCagagctgacaccccagacCCCGGCCTCATGCCTGGCTTCGAGTCTATCAAGTCGGGCGAGATCGGCTCCAAGCGTAAGATGACCCGCACGATGCTCGAGGGCTTCTACCACTCCTGCTATGAGCCGCACCATTCTGGGCGACCGttcgcggccgacgcgatCATCAGCAACCCGCCATCGTTTGCGCATGTGCACgttgccgaggcgctcggcctgccaCTGATCATGTCGTTCAGTGGGTTCTTGCGCTGGTGCTTCCGACCCATATCCTAACGCTCACAGCCATGCCGTGGTCCCCCAATCGTGACTTCTCACACGTGAGTCTGCTACGCAGTGAACATTGAAGCTGACTCCCCAGCCCCTCGTCAACGTCCAGAACTCGAACGCCGAGCCCGGAATGACCAACTTCCTGAGTTACGCCATGGCCGACACACTGTAGGTGTAGGCGCATTCCGCCTTGCTTACCCACCAGTATGTGGCAAGGTCTCGGCGACATTATCAACGAGTTCCGCGAAGACACGCTCAACCTGCCCCCGCTCACAGTGCTGACCGGCCCGCTGGCGACGCACCGTATGCGCGTGCCCTTCATTTACGGGTACAGCACCTGGCTGCTGCCCGAGCCTGATGACTGGAAAGACAGCATTGGTGAGTGAACGCGCGAGGCATGGCTGACCTCAGACGTTGTCGGTTTCTTCTCCCTCCCATCTGGGGAAGTCAAGTACGACCCCGACCCGGCGCTCATGAAGTTCCTCAAGGCTGGCCCGCCGCCAATGTACATTGGTTTCGGCTCCATCGTGGTCAAGGATCCAATGAAGCTAACTCGTAGGTGTCTGAAGCCTCGCTGTTCTCACCTGCACAGTGACCATTATCGAGGCTGTGAAGCAGACTGGAGTCAGAGCCTGTATCAGTGCTGGCTGGTCCGACCTCGGCGGTGTCGATGTTCCTGATAGCATCTTCATCATCAAGGGTGGGTACGCAATCATCGTCCGACCTAACCCGCACAGGTGATCTCCCTCACGACTGGTTAttcgccgacggcaagatcTCCGCCGTCTGTCACCACGGTGGTGCAGGCACCACGACCGCTGGTCTGCGCTGCGGGCTGCCGACCATCATTGTGCCCTTCTTCGGCGACCAGAAGTGGGTAACATGCCAGGATTGTTCTGACCCACCAGGTTCTggggcgacgccgtcgcgagtgctggcgctgggcccCCACCGATTCCCCACAAGAAGCTTACGAAGGACAAtctcgccgaggcgatcgagTTCGCACActccaaggccgccaagcgcgctgCCCAGCGCATCGGCCGCAAGATCTGCTCCGAGGACGGCACGCTCAAGGGCGTCGATAGTGTGCACCGTTACCTGCCGCTCCATGCCATGCGGTGCGACATTGACCCGAGGAAGGTCGCCTCGTGGTGGAGCAGAAAACACAGGCTCCGGCTGTCTGACGAGGCAGCTGGCGTGCTGGTTGCTGGCGGTGCACTCCAGTGGAAGAACCTTGCTCCGAATCGTGGGTTAATGTCAACGGTGGTTGTGCTAACCCACACAGGGCCAAGCGAGTACctcacctcgcgctcgtacGCCGACCCCCTCACTGCAACGACCCAGGCACTGTTCAACGTCCTCACGACGATGCTCACTGCCTCGTCGCAGATGTTCTATGACCCCGTGAGCAGCTTCCCGGGGCTTATGTGCCTCTAACTGACGCATGGCAGAAAAAGGGCGCTCGCTCATTCGGTCTTGGAATCCCGAAGGGTACGTGGGGAGCAAATGGGGCTGAGCTTACACCCAGCTTTTGGGAACGTCGCCCCTGCCCTCTACCATGGAAGCGACAACGTCCCTCGCATCATCAACTctcgcgtgcgcgagcgcggacACATTGATTCCTTTGGGACAGGCGTCAAGGAGGGCTTCAAGGACCTTGGCTACGGCGGTCTGGACGCGATCACTGGTCTGTGGACCGACCCCTACGATGGCTGGAGAACAGGAGTAAGTGCAGCGCGCCGGGCTACGCTGACAATCAGGGGTATCTTGGTCTCGCTGGCGGCATGGGCAAGGCTTGTGGGTTACGAGCTGATCTTAGACGCAGAGCTAACCCACCCAGTCCTCAATGTTTGGGCTCGCCCCTCGACCGGTGTCATGGGGCTCGTGGTCAACACATACAAGGGCGCCGACAGGCACATCCGCGCGAACATGGAAGTTAACGTCGCCGACCGCATCCAACGCACACCAAGAGTCGAGATTtccgagaaggccgccgaAGCAGtcacggccgaggagaaAGTCCGCATCATGGAGCGGTTCAACACGCTCACATCGCTGGTACTCGTCAATGAACGACGCAAGGCCTTCGACCGAAATCAGCGAGAgaacgaggccaaggcgttGAGTGATGCCGACCAAGTCATCCTGAAGAAGTGGCGCGAGGGCGCGTGGTACAGACGCCTGATCCCTCCCGAGCGCGGCACGCGCTCTCTGACAGCGAACGCCAACTCTGCCGTGTCGCGCGCCCATAAAACGCGGGACGTGGCTCAGAAACAGACCATCgaagcggcagcagcgcatACCAAGGCGTCGCAGGCGACGCTCAAGGCGCACAAGGCGACTGTCAAGGCCGGCAAGAAGACGGCCAACGCGAACGGGTATTTCTCGCGCCGTAGCGCACGCAGCGCGACCAAAAAGGCCAACAaggagctcgccaaggccgcaaaggagggcgacaaggccaacgccgcgaccgagcgcgccacccgcgccaCTGACCTCGCTACCGAGGCGGGGACCAAGGCGCaggaggcgacggcgctcgtcgcggctACGAAGAAGCAGCCTGCACTGCCGAAGAAGGACCGAAAGGAGATTatcaagctcgccaagcaggAGACGAAACGCAAGTTTacccgccgcgagggcgaggacgagtgaTGCGCGGGGGCAGTGCGCGATAGAGAAACGATAGACCGGCAGTTCGGCAGCATGTATCTGGATTTCCTGCCGTCGTCAAGCCATGCATTGATCGGCGTCATGCGATGCGTCAGCAGTGAATGCGATGCTCCCCGGCAAAGGCGGGGGCAGGCAGATGATCCGCGGCAATATTTAGCGTGCCAAGCGTATCCGCGTGGTGACACTACAGGGTGGCTGGTCGGGAGGAACCTTCACATACAATAAAAGGCGACAGCAGCCTCGGCATGTGCCCCCAACCGCCCACGACTCACACGACACCATGACGAAAGTAACCATCACCTCGCTCGAATGCTTCACGGGCGCCAAGGTCCCCGAACTGCAGGCGTGCTGTACGGGCAGCGGCACGAAATTCACGACACTCTCGCAGGACGTCTTCAATCGGACACGGCCCGACATCAGCCCCCAGCTGTGGCCCAACATCACCGGCCCAACCATCGCATCGTGCTATGAGCCCGCGGGCAGCAACAATAACCTTACTGCCGTTAAGTCGCTCGCGgactgcctcgtcgtccagctGCACAATGATACCAGCAAGAAGTGGTTCCAGTGCCAGGCGAAGGGGACGGCGAGCTCCGCCCCGAGGAGGCAGGCGACGtggggcgcggtggtggtggttgcgCTTGCCTTGTCAACTGTCGTGGTGATGTAGCGCGAACACTGGAGGTGCTGGGGTGCGCCGCAACTCGGACTGCACACCGCGGACACTGCGGATGACGACTACCAGGTCGGCGCTTGCGACGTCGACTTTGCCGGCCCGCGAAGGCGGTCGGTCAACAGGGGCTTGGTTTCGACGCCCTGCTCCGCGTCTGGGAGGGACCCGAGGTGGATGACGGGAGATGCACGCGTTGTAGTGATAGCTGTACAGCTATATGGAGTTATCTGACCCAGGTGGTATCAAGCGGAGTGCGGAGGGACGatgcgcgtcggcgagatAAGCACCAGCCCAGCCCGTGGAGGCCCGAGTCTCCCGTCCCAGTGGCCCGCGGCGCCTCGTGATGCCACTTGAGCGAGCGATAGCAGATGACGAATGCGCCCGCAAGCGCTCGCTTGCCCATTGGCGAAGGTAATCGCTGCGAGTGAGGACGAGGATATCCGGGAGACCCGACGGCCAGGCGCACAGGTCGACCGACACGGGCACCACGCCCCAGATCCAGATCTGGCGGTGCcacgctcgagcgcgccaagccgTCTTGTGCGTGGGATGGGCGGTCGGTCAGTATGGGCTGTGAGGCGCGCAGTGGACCTATGACCGAGTCGCAGGCGGCATAGATAACAGGAGGACGCGGGGGACACAACGACCGACGAAGCagcacaccgccgccacccaccgACCCCAACAAGCACAATGTCGACGCCCGCCGCACTCGACTGCTACACCGGCAGCAACAgggtcgccgacctgcaAGCATGCTGCACCGGCCCCCACACAACATACACCGAGTACTCGCAAGCGACGCTCGGCACCAAGCGGcccgcggtcgcggcgcagctcTGGCCGAATATCACGGCGCAGATCATGGCCTCGTgcgatgtcgacgacggcggggctACGCTCGCCGTAGGGAGGTGCTTTGACGCGCGGGTCAACGGCTCGTCTGATGGGAGGTGGCTGCAGTGCTTTGCGCATGGGaagagcggcgcgcggagagggagagggagggtggggtggggggtcTTGGGGGCCTTGGTGTTTGCGtccgcggtggtggtgttgtaACACGATGGACTTGGTTGTACTGCATGCCAGCGGTCCGCCGCGCGTCAGTGAGATAAGAACTGCGTAGAGGGTTCCGGTGGGCCCACGCCTGACCCGTTCACGCAGTGGAGCTCGGAGGCAACTGGTAACGGCACGCCTTCGACCTGCAGTAGCTGCCATTGAACAGCCTCGATTGATGAGAGTGTCTACTCCAGCGCGAGCCACGAGCCGTAAGCCAACGCCCAAGATGGCACTTTTGCCCGGCCACttccgcggcgtcgacatcaaAGACAGGGGGCAAGGGTCGTCGCTTCGACAAAGCATCCGCAGCGTCCGGCCCTCCTGGAATCCTGCCTCGTGCCCAAAGTCGCATGTGACACACACACCTCAGGGCTCCGGGCTGACTCCGGGCTTGCAGGAAGCCTTTATGGTTGCAAACATAACCGGCCGGCCTGGACGGCTTCACGTCATTTCGCGGCGAGGTTGAAACGGCCAGGCACTTGAGGTGGGAGGGTGCAGGCTGGCCGGCTGGCAGGAGTCGATGAGTGAGGTGAGTGGCCCCAATGTCGGCGCAGTAAATGACGAACGCAGCGGGAGCGTGATCGCAGGCGCTTCCGACGCATATGTAGTTCATATGTCCTGGGAGAGATATAAGCCAGGCCTACAGTGACGGTCGCTCGCCCGCGAACAAACCatgcccccacccccgctcGGCCTGCCCGCAAACGTCAGCATGGTCAGCATCGCCCCTACAGCCAACGCGAGCATCACCCCCGCGCAGCCACACACGCGCCCGatccccgtcgccgagacgaCATGCTGGACGTATGcgtccgccggcgcgctgcaggTCTGCTGCGCCGGCAACGGGACGAGCTGGACTTCGCAGTCCGCGAGCGGGTTCAACAAGACACACAAGCACGCGGAGTGGATCAACGGCAACCTCACCGGTGCTCACAGGGACACAATCTACGCGTGTACCATTCCGAGGGGGCGCGACTTCAAGGTGCtccacggcgtcgggggGTGCCTCATCAGCAGCTTGAACAACAGCTatacgccgccggcgggcggggacCCCCTGTTTCCCGAGCACACGGACCAGTGGAGGTGCGAGTACAATCTGCCGTCTGCTGCGTCGTCCGCCAGCCACGCAAGAGTGGGCGTGATGGCTCTACTGGTCGTACTTGCGTCGGCTGTCGTGGCGTTGTGATGCTAGTGAGTGAGTGTTGATTCCGAATCGCTACATAGCTGGCAGCTGACAACGCGAGGCCGATTAACGTGATCGCCAGCGGGAATGTGTcacgacacggacgcgccgacggggcTGGAACTCGCCAGCCAGCTCCACACACGCACCCATGCGATTCCCGGGCCCCTGTCACCAGCCCGGGAGCTCGCTCACCGTGTCCGTCAAAGGCGGAGTGATGTAACATCGCTCGCTTGATGCCCGCCCGCCTTTCGAGGACGCTGAAACACGTAAACAAGGCACTCGTTTCGTGTCATGTGCCACTTTTGCTCCACCACCAAACTAAGTCGATCGACATCTCATCCCCGCGAGCGTCGTAGTGTCGTTGTCGTATGTGGTCGTTCATGCATGCATGGATGACCGTGTGAATGGCGAACATGGGCAGTGGTGTAACACGCTTCCCCCCTTCTTAAGAAAGGACTCTGTGGGGGCCAGAACGCACACAACACGATGCCATGTCCCCCCTCTCCGCACGCAACTTCACCCTCCTCACACCGCACCCGCACACCATCACGCTGCCGGACAACGTCGGCACGCTCACATGCTACAGCTACGAGCTAGAGCCAGTCTTCAAGCGGTGCTGTGCGGggcccggcgcggcgtaTGTGTCGCAACCAGCAGCAGACTTCAACAAGACAGCGGCCGCCGTGCACGTGAACAACAACCTCACCGAGCATGGGGCCACGATCGGCATCTGCACCGTCCAGCGCAGCGTCAATGCGTCCACGCCGGCAATCATCGCCGACTGCGTCATGGGCGCGCTGAACCAGAGCGGCAACTACACCACCATTCCGGCGATGTATGCCCTGCCGCcagggcggtggtggtgcgaggcAAATGTGCGCTCTGAAACGATAGCTGCGAAGGCTACGAACGGGGCTGGCGGCACGGAGAGAAGGAaatgcggcgcggcggtgctcgtcgtcgtgctcgctgctATTGCTGTGACGTTGTAGAGCTGGTTCCGTGTTGTATCTTGTACATGACGTAGGGCGCACAATGCTTGGCTGGATGCGATGCAGGGAGCATGGCGAccggggaggagggccgcAACCAAGGTAGGTGGTGTATGAGGTGGGAACCCGGCGGATGAGGGAGACCCCCGCTCGACCATGCGGTGCACCAGGACTTCAGTAGCGCCGCGCATGTCTCAAATACCCTCTTAACAAATATGCCTGTAGGCTATTGGTGTTAAGGTTGCCAGTCGTCCCTTGGGCAGTACGGCACGGCTGAGGCGGGCAGTGCGGAAAAGCCAGTCAAGCCGCCAGGCACTTACGGACTGTTCGTCGTGAAGCCAGTTGTTTGTTTACACGACTGCGCCCATCCTCTGTGGATCATCCACCTGCTTGTTCTGCTTGCATACATCGCACATCGCCCGGGGTATGCCCCGGGTCATCTGCCGCGAGTAGTCCCAGCGGTCCCAGCGGCGTATCGGCGCCCACGCGCCACGGCCCATCAACCCGCCTGGTGAAACACTCGCTCGCGGGTGCGGTGCTCCTCGTAGCCCCCCGGCTTGTCTCGGAGTCTCCAGTGAAACAAGCATGCCTACCCCAGAGGCTATTTACACACAATCAACACTGAGCTCTCCCTACCTCCCTTGCCCCCTCGCGGCATTCTACTGCCTCGGCTTTCCTGCTGCACACCTCACGCCGCATGCAGTGTTGAGAGCAGTGAGCCAGGCCCTGGTGGTCGTGAGGCGGCTGTTGCTACGGCTCAGAGAGGCCGTTGAAACAAGCATACCTGTGTGCCCCAGAGGCTATTCTGAACAGACTTAATGCCATGCTGCCTTGGCCCGTGGCCCATTGGCGCCAGCAGCTTCGCCACAACACCGACAGTGGCATGCAGTGTTGCGGCGGTGACTCAGGCACTAGTCGTCGTGAGGCAACTGTTGTTGACCTGTGCAAGGTGTGCAAGGTGTGCAAGGTGCTACTCACATACATAACAAACAGGCAGGCGACCGAAGCAACCCAGCGACCTCCTGCACCCCTCCCTTCGCCATGTCCTCCAACTCGACCTTCACCTCGGCCAACCTCATCTGCCAGAGCCCCAACCAGACGGCGATCAAGGCCTGCTGTACCGGGCATGGATCGGTTTACATGGTGCtcccggccgccgcctctggATTCCCCAACGCCATCGGAGACATCACCTACTGCGGAGTGCCCGCAAAGGAGCCCAAGACGGGGAGCAACTTTGTCAGCTGCATCACGCAGGCCTTCGGCATCAGCGACCGCAACTCGCTCATCCCGGGCACCGCCAACCTCATTTGCAAGGGCACCGTTCCGGCAGCTGTCAGCGGCGCGCACACGACCAGCGCGAAGTGGGCAGCCGTAGCGCTCGTCGCTGTACTTGCGTCGACTGTCGTGGCGCTCTAACCCACATCCtcgacccccacccccagcacTCCCTGCCCAACTCGCCCCGGCCAGCCTTTTGTACGTGTTTGATGTATCATACCCTGTTTGTTGTTCCTGCGCAGCTGCCCAACCTCTGAAACGGTGCATGCAGTTCGAGCAAGCAAGtacgccgcacgccgcaaGCAAGCCCCTGCCGCGGGTCCGAAACAGGGTGCCAGGCGAGTGGAGTGCGCAGAGGCACTGAAACCAGGCACCCGGCGGGTGTCGTCTTGTTGGTGGTACCCGCGCTCTCATTCCCGTCTTCTTCGGTCGCGTCTGGGCTTTGTGGGCTTttgggcacggcggcgcggcggaccTGGGAAGAAGGTTGTTTGGGAAGCTGAGCTTGGGCGGGCTTGGCTTTTTCTGACTGAGCATTGTGGGCAGTGGGCATAGAGGGATGCGTTCGGAGCGCTGGGGCTGCATATATGAAGAGAAGAGGTGCAGAGTGAGGCCGACTCACATCAGACCCCCACTCCCTTCCCACTGCTGCCACCACAatgccacccaccaccaacacGGTCCCCGGCCTCACATGCTACACGTACGACCTGCAGCCCGCCACGGCCAAGTGCTGTACCGGCCCCAACCTCTCCTATCTGTCCCAACCGGTCGCCGAGTTCAACAAGACCAACCTCAACGCAACGAGCGTCAATGCGTTCCTCAACCACACCGTCCAGACCGACACAATAGGCATCTGCTCCTTCTCGCAGGACGGCAACAAGTTCCTCGActgcctcgcgcgcgagctggggATCACGTCCGACCCTGGCTCGTTGCCTCTGGGCAAGATGCAGTGCCGCGATGTTCGGCTCGCTGACGGTGATTCTCCGCCCGCTGTCAACGCCAAGACTGTTTCGTCCGGCCCGAGGAGCCACAGGAGCTGGGCGGCAAtggggctgctggctgtGCTTGCGAGCACAGTTGTCGCCTTGTAGCCCCTGCCTGGATAAACAGTCCAACCATCTCGACAATCCCTAGTACCCTGTGTGGAACTGTATGCTTCCCCACAGCCGCCCCTCCACACATACACACAGCTGTTGTACCAAACCCGATGTAACACCTTGAccgcacgccctcgacggcgatggttctgcgtcgtcggcgtcgcaccGCCCCGATAAAAGGATGACTGTTGACGGGTTCGAACCGCCGACTTCACGTGCATCTCCACTTTCGCGTAAGACGTGCAGAATAACCACTTTCTTAAACAGCCAAGTACCTCGCCGATCGAAGGCGATGTCcggggcgcggcgtgtgTGCAGTATGGGCCGTGCCCACAGGTGGTCGGTCATTGTTCAGACACATGAGGGGCGTCATGGGGAGCCCCTTGCTTCTCATCTCCATTCACCAGTGCATTGTCTGTCGACCGACGGCTCCTGCTTCAGTACTTCTCCAACTCGCCGCCCGTGGCAACATGCACCAccttctcgagcttgaggaAACTGTGTGCCTCGGCGATCTTTGCCAATTCGTGCAGCTTGTCAATCCACTTTGTGCCCCCGATGTCGTGGCTGGCAAGCTGGTCGAGCTCTTTGGCTGAGAAGCCGCGGAGCACTTTGACCATCTCTGCCCCCAGGTGGCGGTTCACATAGCTGCGCACCTTGTCCGGGAAATCGCCCTCGCTGGTACATAGGGCCTCGAAGATCTTGCGCATGTTTTCGACCGCGCTGAGCTTGGTACCGTAGCTGGCGTGTTGTGGAGCGCGCTGGTTCAGTTCGCTAATCTTGATCGCTATATCttgcgccaccgccgtctcGGGCATCGGTTTGGATCCACAGTTCCAGCAAGCGTGATATCGGGCCTTGACATTCAGCGCGTCCCACACTGCCGCGCTGTATCTTTGGGTGTTAACACAGAAGTGGTGCGGATCTCATACTAGTCAAAGTTCTCGACGGTTGCCGCGGCCGTGATGGCTTTGGCCATTTCCTTGTGCTCCAGGGCTgccttgacgaggaggtcgcgcaTCGACTCCGGCGGGATGCGAGAGAGGGTCGCCTCCCACTGGGTTCGCAAGAGCTTCCTTCCCTCCTCTCGTGCCTCTAGGCTTAGGCGGTCCGCCTCTACCTCGGCATTGTAGCGCGCCTCAGCATCGTCGTAGCGCGACCTCTTCTTGCCGGGTAGGCGAAGCGCCATTGTTGAAGTGATATGAGCCGTGTCAAAGTGAGAAGTGGTTAATCGAGCCGTCTCGAGGT
Encoded here:
- the UGT80B1 gene encoding Sterol 3-beta-glucosyltransferase UGT80B1 — protein: MPHRQSTASSMSAAEPAQRARDAEGHLAPDALGVELLARSPVLDSRAAGREDGLVDVWFNVKGDMPALPNLADFENSAVDKRDHKNSPWYQQDLEEQRPEDVGRAPAYERGEVGIAYDNKRNGAYDKQPRTHAEDEDDWEDTESDTSDPAPDYSARNALLNGECPPMSIVIFVVGSRGDVQPYLALALRLIEARGHRVRIATHPPFKAFVEDANERLEGKFDEHGKSLVGRLEFFDVGGDPKELMAYMVKSGSQYPGLMPGFESIKSGEIGSKRKMTRTMLEGFYHSCYEPHHSGRPFAADAIISNPPSFAHVHVAEALGLPLIMSFTMPWSPNRDFSHPLVNVQNSNAEPGMTNFLSYAMADTLMWQGLGDIINEFREDTLNLPPLTVLTGPLATHRMRVPFIYGYSTWLLPEPDDWKDSIDVVGFFSLPSGEVKYDPDPALMKFLKAGPPPMYIGFGSIVVKDPMKLTLTIIEAVKQTGVRACISAGWSDLGGVDVPDSIFIIKGDLPHDWLFADGKISAVCHHGGAGTTTAGLRCGLPTIIVPFFGDQKFWGDAVASAGAGPPPIPHKKLTKDNLAEAIEFAHSKAAKRAAQRIGRKICSEDGTLKGVDSVHRYLPLHAMRCDIDPRKVASWWSRKHRLRLSDEAAGVLVAGGALQWKNLAPNRPSEYLTSRSYADPLTATTQALFNVLTTMLTASSQMFYDPKKGARSFGLGIPKAFGNVAPALYHGSDNVPRIINSRVRERGHIDSFGTGVKEGFKDLGYGGLDAITGLWTDPYDGWRTGGYLGLAGGMGKAFLNVWARPSTGVMGLVVNTYKGADRHIRANMEVNVADRIQRTPRVEISEKAAEAVTAEEKVRIMERFNTLTSLVLVNERRKAFDRNQRENEAKALSDADQVILKKWREGAWYRRLIPPERGTRSLTANANSAVSRAHKTRDVAQKQTIEAAAAHTKASQATLKAHKATVKAGKKTANANGYFSRRSARSATKKANKELAKAAKEGDKANAATERATRATDLATEAGTKAQEATALVAATKKQPALPKKDRKEIIKLAKQETKRKFTRREGEDE